The proteins below come from a single Panicum hallii strain FIL2 chromosome 7, PHallii_v3.1, whole genome shotgun sequence genomic window:
- the LOC112900829 gene encoding zinc finger protein 11-like has product MAPTSSTEPAPVKHITLHHFLKQQLLQQHRLKPAVMWGWPAAAAAIGRHAPEDAADDDDGLGGAWPPRSYTCAFCRREFRSAQALGGHMNVHRRDRAKMRGGHHGSAAAAKSQLEAAAAQVTDEAPHATAAATKYAVLYPILNSNAAGAVLIPSGDVLLSAPVALGPAHDRCEVSDDDEAADDKDVDLELRLWWA; this is encoded by the coding sequence ATGGCGCCTACCAGCAGCACCGAACCTGCACCAGTCAAGCACATCACCCTGCACCACTTCCTgaagcagcagctgctgcagcagcACCGACTCAAGCCCGCCGTGATGTGGGGCTGgccggcggctgcggccgctATCGGGCGGCACGCGCCTGAGGATGCcgcggacgacgacgacggcctGGGCGGGGCGTGGCCGCCGCGGTCGTACACGTGCGCGTTCTGCCGCCGCGAGTTCAGGTCcgcgcaggcgctgggcgggcACATGAACGTGCACCGCCGCGACCGCGCCAAGATGCGTGGCGGCCACCAcgggagcgccgccgcggcgaaGTCACAGCtcgaggccgcggcggcgcaggtCACGGACGAGGCGCCACACGCCACCGCGGCGGCGACCAAGTACGCGGTGCTGTACCCGATCCTGAACTCCAATGCCGCCGGCGCCGTGCTCATTCCCAGCGGGGACGTGCTGCTCTCCGCGCCCGTGGCGCTGGGCCCCGCGCACGACCGGTGCGAGGTgagcgacgacgacgaggcggCGGATGACAAGGACGTCGACCTGGAGCTGCGCCTCTGGTGGGCGTGA
- the LOC112898814 gene encoding uncharacterized protein LOC112898814: MAAPSAALSVSGAAHTNTFGCRNNKLKSNKNRLQVAVPSSSESTNYCRKLTICRAQSEDSKGGGGFLAGFLIGGALFGTLGYVFAPQISRTLDSLLDENGQDSESDETGLQRVPGPRRGQYYDEGLEKTRQTLGDKISQLNLAIDKAASRLKRVTGNVENEAVVDETEIEISSLNDNEHVVENLNEHGFVQGESAT; this comes from the exons ATGGCCGCTCCCTCCGCCGCGCTCTCCGTCTCGG GTGCGGCACATACAAATACATTCGGCTGCAGGAACAACAAGCTAAAGTCAAACAAAAATCGTTTGCAGGTTGCAGTTCCATCAAGTTCAGAGAGTACAAACTATTGTAGAAAGTTAACCATCTGCAGAGCACAGAG TGAAGATTCTAAAGGCGGGGGAGGATTCTTGGCTGGATTTCTTATAGGGGGAGCACTATTTGGAACCTTGGGATATGTCTTTGCTCCTCAG ATCAGCAGAACATTGGATTCTTTGTTGGATGAAAATGGACAAGATAGTGAATCTGATGAAACTGGCCTCCAAAGGGTTCCAGGACCACGACGTGGTCAATATTATGATGAAGGTTTAGAG AAAACTCGTCAAACACTGGGCGACAAGATAAGCCAACTGAATTTGGCAATTGACAAAGCTGCTTCGCGGCTGAAGCGTGTCACTGGCAATGTGGAAAATGAGGCTGTGGTAGACGAAACAGAA ATTGAGATATCCTCATTGAATGATAACGAGCATGTGGTGGAGAACTTGAACGAACATGGTTTTGTGCAAGGTGAAAGTGCAACATAA